A genome region from Fibrobacter sp. UWR4 includes the following:
- a CDS encoding ATPase, T2SS/T4P/T4SS family, producing MRNQYMAKVLVHNKMVTEDQINSHWAQANDQKDIGQVLVEAGIISESIYAKVLAFVKNIEAKNAAAAPVEPAPAPVQSAPTAAPARKSVTPTPKAASAAPKEPEQPAFQIEGNNPYGESSSSSNVEVEAVAGLETTSMGTVQVEFDAEANEEDEGKLPRRFALATGEGEPVEAPETIRPMTNLSQLIAFARKFNATDIYLFADRPVVMRQSGVLFVASEQPLDLSRISDRLNEAAKGFSDGYKIVVGKNFSKTIGLPGVGRARVTVTWDNTTPSISVRVIPTESTSIDNLYLPTFCNRFTELNSGLVLIAGPSASGRSTTMTAFAETIAANRNVYIQTVEKPIERILQNPNGAIAQREVGLHVHTGLEGISLAVQSGADVILFDHVETYEELAALLNAANAGALVFAVASGNNVHSLLSRLMSSVPEKNRIAFANTLADQLKGVVVQHLVPVVQNQGQVLAVEAVRMTSPMANLIRRGSVAQITAAISSQKDQGITLDDSLQKCVESGYIDGMEAWKRSCDSRRFVSYRPTK from the coding sequence ATGAGAAACCAGTATATGGCTAAGGTCCTTGTTCACAACAAGATGGTGACCGAGGATCAGATTAACTCCCATTGGGCTCAGGCGAATGACCAGAAGGATATTGGTCAGGTCCTGGTCGAAGCAGGTATTATTTCCGAAAGTATTTATGCCAAGGTCCTTGCTTTCGTCAAGAACATCGAGGCAAAGAATGCTGCCGCTGCTCCTGTAGAGCCGGCGCCGGCACCTGTGCAATCGGCGCCTACGGCCGCTCCTGCACGCAAGTCCGTTACGCCCACTCCCAAGGCTGCATCTGCCGCCCCTAAGGAACCCGAACAGCCTGCCTTCCAGATTGAAGGCAACAATCCCTATGGAGAATCCTCGTCTTCCTCTAATGTAGAGGTGGAGGCGGTGGCTGGTCTTGAAACGACCAGCATGGGGACCGTCCAGGTGGAATTTGATGCGGAAGCGAATGAAGAAGACGAAGGCAAGCTGCCGCGCCGTTTTGCTCTGGCCACAGGGGAAGGCGAACCGGTGGAAGCGCCCGAGACGATCCGTCCCATGACGAACCTCTCCCAGCTTATTGCGTTTGCACGCAAGTTCAATGCGACGGACATTTACCTGTTTGCTGACCGCCCTGTTGTCATGCGCCAGTCCGGTGTCCTCTTTGTGGCTTCCGAGCAGCCCCTGGACCTGTCCCGCATTAGCGACCGCCTGAACGAAGCTGCCAAGGGATTCTCCGATGGCTACAAGATTGTCGTGGGCAAGAATTTCAGTAAGACCATTGGACTTCCCGGTGTGGGACGCGCCCGTGTGACGGTTACCTGGGATAATACGACTCCCAGCATTTCCGTACGCGTCATCCCTACGGAATCGACTTCTATTGACAACTTGTACTTGCCGACTTTCTGCAACCGCTTTACGGAATTGAACAGTGGCTTGGTGTTGATTGCGGGTCCTTCTGCAAGTGGTCGCTCTACTACTATGACCGCCTTTGCCGAAACTATTGCGGCAAATCGTAATGTCTATATCCAGACGGTTGAAAAGCCTATCGAGCGAATCCTCCAGAATCCCAATGGCGCAATTGCCCAGCGTGAAGTGGGTCTCCATGTCCATACGGGCCTGGAGGGTATATCCCTGGCAGTACAGTCTGGCGCCGATGTGATTCTCTTTGACCATGTGGAAACCTACGAGGAGCTTGCCGCGCTTTTGAACGCCGCCAATGCAGGCGCCCTTGTCTTTGCTGTTGCTTCTGGCAATAATGTTCACTCCCTCCTTTCCAGACTCATGAGCTCTGTCCCGGAAAAGAACCGTATTGCCTTTGCCAATACCTTGGCTGATCAGTTGAAGGGTGTTGTGGTGCAGCATCTGGTGCCTGTGGTTCAGAATCAGGGTCAGGTCCTTGCGGTAGAAGCCGTTCGTATGACGTCTCCCATGGCAAACTTGATTCGCCGTGGCAGTGTGGCTCAGATTACAGCCGCAATCAGCAGCCAGAAGGATCAGGGCATTACTCTGGACGACTCTCTGCAGAAGTGTGTTGAATCTGGTTATATCGACGGCATGGAAGCCTGGAAACGTTCTTGCGATTCGAGGCGCTTCGTCTCTTACCGTCCCACAAAGTAA
- a CDS encoding ABC transporter permease — protein sequence MQTLNHIFVIALNTFRESIRDKILYNIGFFAVALALFSIVLGEWSVFDRAYVIKSTTLSIMSLSGLLISIFVGISLVQKEIQRRTVLTLLSKPITRAAFIVGKYFGLLAVVAVHLVLLTVIFYLTLLVTGSDPTASLLIAVYLIFCEMAVVIAVALLFSSFSSTVLSALFTLGVYMAGHLSNQLLEQVRFAARMGEMDASSSALFEKAAVAIHAVFPGLYRYNVTSYVVHGVALPDMYLFWNTVYALGYVGVFLAIASWWFSRRDFL from the coding sequence GTGCAGACGCTTAATCACATTTTCGTCATTGCCTTGAATACTTTCCGCGAATCCATTCGCGATAAGATCCTTTACAACATCGGCTTCTTTGCTGTGGCTCTTGCCTTGTTCAGCATTGTCCTGGGGGAATGGTCCGTCTTTGACCGCGCCTACGTGATCAAGTCAACCACGCTCTCCATCATGAGCCTGTCGGGGCTTCTGATTTCCATCTTCGTGGGCATCAGCCTGGTGCAGAAGGAAATTCAGAGGCGTACTGTCCTTACCTTGCTTTCTAAGCCCATTACCCGTGCTGCGTTTATTGTGGGTAAGTACTTTGGTCTTCTGGCGGTGGTGGCTGTCCATCTGGTCCTCCTGACCGTGATTTTCTACCTGACTTTGCTTGTGACGGGTTCTGATCCTACAGCAAGTCTGCTAATTGCTGTTTATTTGATTTTCTGCGAGATGGCTGTTGTTATCGCAGTCGCCTTGCTGTTCAGTAGCTTTAGCAGTACGGTATTGAGTGCCTTGTTCACTCTTGGCGTCTACATGGCTGGTCATTTAAGCAACCAGCTTCTGGAGCAGGTTCGTTTCGCCGCTCGCATGGGTGAAATGGACGCCTCGTCCAGCGCACTTTTTGAGAAGGCCGCTGTTGCTATCCATGCGGTTTTCCCTGGTCTTTACCGCTACAACGTGACTAGCTATGTGGTTCACGGTGTTGCACTGCCGGACATGTATTTGTTCTGGAATACCGTGTATGCTTTAGGCTACGTAGGTGTATTCCTGGCAATTGCTAGCTGGTGGTTTAGCAGGAGGGATTTCCTATGA
- a CDS encoding ABC transporter ATP-binding protein: MKPKLALKDVSFKVEPGQVFGFIGPNGAGKSTTIKVLTGLLRYDSGKVLVNGVSPRDVKSRSFIGYSPEQPYFYDYLTGRELLKFYGKLVGLQGTELDKRIEWSLELLHANKDWIDRRLRSYSKGMMQRVGIAQSILSKPKLLILDEPMSGLDPVGRRDVRSAIQELNNMGVTVFYSSHLLSDVEAISHRVAMIVDGRIVREGTVDEITNACGVEYHVRTRQGILLQDLPQGVTPAGHPQECICEDDAARDRLLRYCLDKNISIERMEHKRPSLEDILTEEIARADA; the protein is encoded by the coding sequence ATGAAACCGAAGCTTGCATTGAAGGATGTGAGTTTTAAGGTGGAACCGGGCCAGGTTTTTGGTTTTATTGGTCCTAACGGGGCCGGAAAGTCTACCACCATCAAGGTGTTGACAGGTCTTTTGCGCTATGATTCCGGCAAGGTGCTGGTGAATGGCGTAAGTCCCCGCGATGTGAAGAGTAGGTCTTTTATTGGCTACTCTCCGGAACAGCCTTATTTCTATGACTATCTCACAGGCCGTGAACTGCTGAAGTTCTATGGCAAGCTGGTGGGGCTGCAGGGAACTGAACTGGACAAGCGGATTGAATGGTCCCTGGAATTGCTCCATGCAAATAAGGACTGGATTGACCGCCGTCTTCGTTCCTATTCCAAGGGCATGATGCAACGTGTGGGTATTGCTCAGTCTATCCTGAGCAAGCCGAAGCTCTTGATTCTGGACGAACCTATGAGTGGTCTTGATCCGGTGGGTCGTCGTGATGTTCGCAGTGCCATTCAGGAACTGAACAACATGGGTGTGACCGTATTCTACTCCAGCCATTTGCTTAGCGATGTGGAAGCCATCAGCCACCGTGTGGCGATGATCGTGGATGGTCGCATTGTCCGCGAAGGTACGGTGGATGAAATCACTAATGCCTGTGGCGTTGAATACCATGTTCGAACCCGTCAGGGAATTCTCCTGCAGGATCTGCCCCAGGGTGTAACTCCCGCCGGCCATCCCCAGGAATGTATCTGTGAAGATGACGCCGCCCGCGATCGCCTGCTCAGGTATTGTCTGGACAAGAACATTTCCATTGAACGTATGGAGCATAAGCGCCCCAGTCTTGAAGATATTTTGACGGAGGAGATTGCTCGTGCAGACGCTTAA